A segment of the Candidatus Fusobacterium pullicola genome:
ACTCCGTAAAAAGCTGTTCCACTATTATTATATATAACAGTTCCTAAAAGACTATCTCTTTTTATATCAAGAGTATCCTCTATCTCTTTATTATATAGATATTTTCCATCTTTTGCTATAAAATCTTTAAGATTTTTTTCTCCAAAAGAGAATATAAACAATCCTTTATAATTTTTCATATAAAGATCTGAATTTGTATTTTTTAAATATTTTTCTCTATACTCTTTCTTTAAGATATATACATTATCTTTTAGATCAAAATATTTATTTACATTTTTTAAAATAAGAAAATACCAATATCCTGTATCTACTACTCCTGTAATAGATTTTTCACCAACATTATAAAACTCTTTATCTGAGAGTATATAAAATTTAGATATATATTTTAAATTAGCCATCTCCGAAATTAGTTCTTCCTTCTCTTTTTCATCATCTAAAAGAGATAGTAATGGTGTAAAATTCTTTGTATTTATTCCCTCATTAGCATAAATTATTCTAGTTTCCTTAGTTATAAAATCTCTCGGAGAAGCTTTATACACTACTTTATATCCTAAAATCCCCCCAAGAATTATTGCTATAAAAACTACTAAACCTACTAATTTTTTCATAATTTATCACCTATTGAAATTTTTTAATCTCTATTCTTTCAATCTCTTTCTTAGTAAGATTTAAATTTTCTGTTTTAAACATTGGAGCCTTGAATCTAGCTTTTCTTATCTCTATATCTTCTAGCTTACAACTAAATCCATCTTCATATATATATTTCCCTTCTCCTACTGTTTTTCCCTCTGGATTAACTACAAATGAGTTTCCAAAGAATGCTATTCCATCTTCTACTCCTACTCTGTTTACAGCTACTGTATAAGTTCCATTTAGTAAAGAGTTTGCCTTACATATATTTTTCCAATTCTCAGACATCTCCTCTTTAGATTTTCCAACTATCACTGGAGAGTTAAACGGAACAAAAATATATCTAGCTCCATCTTGAGCTAATATATATTGAGCTGATTGATGCCACATATCTTCACAAACTAGCATTCCCACTCTTCCGAATTTTGTATCAAAGGCTCTCACTTTATCTCCAGCCATAAAGTATCTTCCTTCATAAAACATTCCGTAGTCTGGAAGATATACTTTTCTATGTCTATGTAGTACCTTTCCATCTTCTAAATAGTAAGCTGTGTTATATGGATACTCCTCTTCTCCTAATTCTACAGCTCCAAATATTATACTTATTTCCCTACTTTTTTCTAATAATATACTTGGTACCTCTTTTATAGCCACATCAAAAACTATATCCTCTAATGAGTACCCAGTAAGTGATAATTCTGGAAAGATAACTATATCATTTTTTTCAGTAATAGCTCTATCTATAACTTCTAACATCATATTTAAATTTTTTTCTATATTTCCTAATGTTGGTTTTATCTGTCCTATATATACTTTCATCATTATCTCCTTATAAAAACTTTAGATCTTCTTGAGTAGTAACCTTAATATTGTCATAATCTCCAAGAACAATTTTTACTTTTCCACCTATTCTCTCTACCAGAGATGAATCATCAGTTCCTAAAAAGTTCTCACTCTCAGCTATCTCATAGGCTCTTTTTAATAGTTCTCCTTCAAAGGCTTGAGGTGTATGCACAGCTATCAAATCAGCTCTCTTTGGTGTAGATATAACTTCAAAATTTTCATCTACTACTTTGATAGTATCCTTTACCTGTACCCCTACTACAGCTCCCTTTCTCTCATTGATTACAACCTTACAACACTCCTCTATATATCTCTCCTTTAAAAATGGTCTTACTCCATCTTGAACTAGGATTATATCACTTTTATTATCATATTTTAGTGCATTATATATAGAGTTTTGTCTCTCCTTTCCACCCTCTGTTACCTTTATTACCTTATCTATTCCATATTGTTTACAATAATTTTCCACAAGAGTAATATTCTCTTTATTTGTAACTACTATTATATCATCAACTATATCACTTTTCTGTGCTACTTTAAGAGGTATTATAAAAAGTGGTTTTCCTTTATACTCAAGAAATTGCTTTGGATAACCTAATCCCATTCTTTTCCCTACTCCTGCAGCAGCAAGTATGAGAGTTACTTTAAAGTTACTACTGTACATCCTAGTCCTCCCTCTCCATGTCCTCCTATTCTGTACTCTTTTACATATCTACATCTCT
Coding sequences within it:
- a CDS encoding nitrilase — its product is MKVYIGQIKPTLGNIEKNLNMMLEVIDRAITEKNDIVIFPELSLTGYSLEDIVFDVAIKEVPSILLEKSREISIIFGAVELGEEEYPYNTAYYLEDGKVLHRHRKVYLPDYGMFYEGRYFMAGDKVRAFDTKFGRVGMLVCEDMWHQSAQYILAQDGARYIFVPFNSPVIVGKSKEEMSENWKNICKANSLLNGTYTVAVNRVGVEDGIAFFGNSFVVNPEGKTVGEGKYIYEDGFSCKLEDIEIRKARFKAPMFKTENLNLTKKEIERIEIKKFQ
- the ispD gene encoding 2-C-methyl-D-erythritol 4-phosphate cytidylyltransferase, producing MYSSNFKVTLILAAAGVGKRMGLGYPKQFLEYKGKPLFIIPLKVAQKSDIVDDIIVVTNKENITLVENYCKQYGIDKVIKVTEGGKERQNSIYNALKYDNKSDIILVQDGVRPFLKERYIEECCKVVINERKGAVVGVQVKDTIKVVDENFEVISTPKRADLIAVHTPQAFEGELLKRAYEIAESENFLGTDDSSLVERIGGKVKIVLGDYDNIKVTTQEDLKFL